GTAGAAATGTGAGTGCCTGGAAAGTATGTTGCCGTCGATCCTGTTCGAAACGCGTTCAGGAGGCACCACAGATATGATGCCGTTGCACAGGCTGCAGCGCATCCTGTATTCGTCGAACTCCAGGCAGCATGCAGCAGTGACAATGTGCAGCTGGTCTTCAAGTTTCACCGCATCGACATAGACGCTCCTTATTCCCTTCCTGGAATGCAGCGCTTTGTCGCGGGTGAGAAGTATTCTTCCCTCATCGACCGCAATCTTCGCTATGGACCGATCATCGAGGTCATCGGCGTACTCTGTGTCATATCCCATCAGCCTCAACCACCTGGCCAGCTTTCCGAGCATTCTGTCGGCAAGAAAGGTCGGATGATCGCCGGCATTCCTGTTCACTCTGCGATCTGAGGAGTTGCATGGCGTGACGCTGGACAGCTCATCCTGGCCCATCACCACCTCTCCTGTACGTCGCTAGAAACCCCGGACCCAGACGCACGACGCTTTCGAGCCGCAGCCGTGAAAAACTCCGCGCGTCGGCAAACCCGGTGCCGTCTGCGACGGTAGGTGCTCCTGAACCTCCGATGATCACGGGTGCGGTGTAAACAGTCATGGCATCGACAAGCCGTGACGAGAGGAAACCGAAAATCAGTCCGCCACCCCCTTCGACGAGCAGTCTTTTCACACCCATTTCGCGCAGGAGCTGCACTGCGTGCTTCAGGTCAACACGACCTGAACCGCACCGCAGGATCTCTGCGCCCTCCACATTGCGTTCACACTCATCCGATGTGAATATCACTGTCCTGGCGCGCCCGTCAAGAATTTTCGCGCCTTCGGGCACTCTCCCGTGCGAGTCGAATATCACCCTGACAGGTTGCTTTCCGGAACGGGGCCGGACTGTGAGTGCTGGGTCGTCGGCAAGGACAGTGCCTATACCGACGGCAACGGCATCAACGTTGTTTCTGAGCTTCATCACGCGCTCGAGGTCCTCCGGGCATGACAGAAAAACCCTGTGTCTAGAGACAGTCGATATCCTGCCGTCGATTGAGGCGGCGCAGTTGACAGCGATATATGGCCTGGGCAGACAATCACTCTCATGACATAAGAGGCGACGGCTGTTAAATAAACTGACTTGAATTATTGGCCAATGCCCTTCATTTGACACGGCATGCTGCGCCCGCGGTTAAGGCCGAACAGCGTTCCAGGAAAAGAAAGTGTAAACGGAGGACGATGGAAGGAGTATTGGCTGGTTCAGATATAAGCGAGACTGTACGGCCAGATGCAAAAAACCATGTGTTCTGTCAGACAATCGTCCGCCAATTGAAAACACTTAAGTAAGTATAAAGCAATCAACACAGCGGGATGCACATGAAAGCCTTTCCTTTTCCGATCAGCAGCGCTTATCTAACGGCGATAGAGAGGTTTTTCCCGGAGGTGCTTCTCATTGTTCACTGATTCAACGCTCTTCTTTCAGTTCGGCGTAATAATGCTGCTCGCATTCATAGGAGCCGGGCTGTCGGCGCGGCTTGGCCAGTCTGTCATACTGGGCTACATGATCGTGGGTGTGATGATCGGGCCGTTCATGAAATTCAGTATTCTTGGCATCACCTACACGGGACTCATACAAAATACGGTGCTGCTGGGCTATTTTGCCAAAATGGGACTCGTGCTGCTGCTTTTCTTCGTGGGACTCGAATTTTCAATAAGCAAGCTGAAGAAGACCAGGACGGCAGCGACGATTCTTGCCATCTTCAACTTCGGAATGGATATGTTCATTGCAGTCCTGCTTGGCGTCTTTATGCGCTGGCCGATGGAGGACGTATTTTTCCTCGGTGCGATTATTGCCACGGGGTCATCAGCAGTTGCCGCAAAAGGCTTAATGGATATCGGAAAGCTCTCCGCTCCTGAAACCGAATTCATTATTGGAATGAGTGTTGTCGAGGATTTTATCGCAATGCTTCTCCTGACCATTGCTGGCGGACTCATGACCAGAACCGGCGGAGGACCCGGAAGTCTCTGGCAACTGGTGACCTACGTTGGAGCGTTCTACCTGTTCTTCGTGCTGCTGGCTGTAATCGTTATTCCACGCGTAATGAAGCACATAGAAGTGATAAAGAATGATGAAATGTTCATACTGTTCGCGCTTGGAATCGTGTTCATATCTGTCGCACTTGCGGATGCCCTCTACGTCCAGTCGCTCATTGGCGCGTTCTTTATCGGCATGGTGTTTGCCGAAACGACAATGACGGAACGGCTGAAAGACAACCTGATGTCCATGAGGGATGCATTCGTGGCAATCTTCTTCGTCTATTTCGGCATGATGATAAATCCTGCGGTGCTCCTGCAGGTGCTGCCGCTGATCGCAGTGGCCGTGCCGCTCATGCTTTTCAGCGACATCGTGCTCACCTCTTCGGTGGCTATGCTCATAGGCTTCCCGTCCAGGCACTCGCTCTTCGTCGGTGCCGCTTCCACATTCAGAGGTGCGGAGTCCATGCTTTTCGCAAGCGTTGGCGGCAGTTCGGTGGGTGCAAGCTACTCAGAACAGCTTTATGCGGTGGCCGGACCATTTTCGCTTATCATGGATCTCATAGCCCTTCCACTTCTGAAGAAATCAGCCAGCATCACACTCAGGTTCTCTTCGATCGTGCCTGTTTACATCAAGTTCAGCGCATCACTGATATCCAGGACGTTTTCAAAGCTGGTCATGCCGCAGTCGCTTCAGATTTACGGCAATGCCCGCAGGACTACGCTGCCCTTATGGGGATTCATACTCGCATCCTCAGTCGCAATCTTCGTTTCCTATCCGCTCAAAGTTATACCGCTCGCAGTCGCAGGCGTGTCGGCAATCCTTTCGGTGTCCATCCTTCGCAAGGATCTGGTTTCGTCAATCAATCTGATTAACTACACAAACATTGGCGTAGGCAGCAGCAGTTCGGCGAGGATTCTGTCACTTGTTATGAGACTCGTTTCGGGACTCATGGTGGCCGTGCTAGGCGTCATAGCAATCGCGGGATTCTATGTGCCGTTGAGCCTGATACCTGTCGCATTATTCGCAGCATATATGCTCAAAACTATGCACACAGCCTACACCGAGATGGGAAAGAGGAGCGTAGTATACGAGTCACCACACATCGCTTTCGGCGGTGCAGTGACAAAGGATGCGGGGTTGCGGGGCCCGAATACATCTCGTGCTCCTGCGCATTTTGAAACGTTCAGCGGAGCGCAGAATGCGTTTTCATCTGTCGACAGGCCAAAAGTTGGTTACGTAAAAATGAAGAAAGGAATGAACGCAGAAAAAAAGAAATTTCAGGATGGGATTTACCCTCCCAGGCTGAAATGATGCTGTCTGACTATATCTTGACGGCCGCTTTGCCGAAAACCTTGGCTGCTGCCGCTACTGCCGCTCCGATGCCGCCGCCACCTGCGCCACCCAGCAGTGCATTCTGCACCGTGCTTACGACCGTGTAGCCGTGCGTGCCTGCCGGTATGTGCTGCAGCGCGATGGCGAGGCCGGGTATGTGGCCGGTTGCTGCGGACGCTGCTCCAAGTCCTATTGCTCCTGCCGCAGCTCCTATCGCCGCGGCCGCTGCTATGCCTATCATGACAGGTGTGACTGCTGCACATGCTTATTAATCTAATTTGACGTGCATCGAAGATTGTTACTGTCTTCCGCCCTGACTCTGACCGACAGCGCCGGTTGCGTCCGCCCAGTCAGATAGTTCGCAGAGAATCCTCCGCAGTGAAAGGCCGTTCTCAGTGAGCGCGTATTCGACGCCCGGAGGCGAAGACGGCTTCACCTGCCTGCTGACAACTCCCATCTCCTCCAGATGGTCCAGGCGCTCCGAAAGGCAGGCGGCGCTAACGCCGGCGACTGCTCTTTTCAGTTCGTTGAAACGCAACGATATCTTTGTGCCAAGCGCAAACACGATCGGCATCGTCCATTTTTTGCTCAGTTCATTATATATTGTCGTCGAATGTCTGCACATCGCGAGCCTTGTTTCCTCATCTCCCGGGGATGCTGATGAAATCATATATACATAGTAAAATAAGTTAACCAAGTATATTTGTTTTATCTGAAAGATCGGAGCAGCCATTTGCCGTGTGGCCGGCAACTCATACAGCAACATTACGGGGCAACTTCAGGGCGAAGCGCCGCGAACAACAGCTGCTCTTCGAATGCACGGGAAGGTCATTCTTACGCCAAAAAATAAAAAATTGTGTTACCGGTCAACTGCAGTCTGTGTAACGGCAAGCCGTTGCTGCAAAACTTCTAGCACTATTGTGGCTACAACTTTAGTGGCCGCGGGCTGAATACCTCGGAGGTCCTCGGTACTTACACCCCGGCTCTATCAAACTCGTCTTCTACGAGCGTTGAAAAGTGCCTCGTTTTTAGGGTGGCTTCGAGCTTAGATGCTTTCAGCTCTTATCCACTACCGCGTGGCTGCCCAGCAATGCCCTGTCGGACAACTGGTAAACTAGAGGCGGCGCCCCCCCGTTCCTCTCGTACTTAAGGGAGCTTCCCATCAGGCACTAGTGCACTTCCACCAAAAAGCAACAAACCTGTCTC
This sequence is a window from Candidatus Sysuiplasma acidicola. Protein-coding genes within it:
- a CDS encoding 2,5-diamino-6-(ribosylamino)-4(3H)-pyrimidinone 5'-phosphate reductase gives rise to the protein MPRPYIAVNCAASIDGRISTVSRHRVFLSCPEDLERVMKLRNNVDAVAVGIGTVLADDPALTVRPRSGKQPVRVIFDSHGRVPEGAKILDGRARTVIFTSDECERNVEGAEILRCGSGRVDLKHAVQLLREMGVKRLLVEGGGGLIFGFLSSRLVDAMTVYTAPVIIGGSGAPTVADGTGFADARSFSRLRLESVVRLGPGFLATYRRGGDGPG
- a CDS encoding helix-turn-helix transcriptional regulator: MISSASPGDEETRLAMCRHSTTIYNELSKKWTMPIVFALGTKISLRFNELKRAVAGVSAACLSERLDHLEEMGVVSRQVKPSSPPGVEYALTENGLSLRRILCELSDWADATGAVGQSQGGRQ
- a CDS encoding cation:proton antiporter encodes the protein MFTDSTLFFQFGVIMLLAFIGAGLSARLGQSVILGYMIVGVMIGPFMKFSILGITYTGLIQNTVLLGYFAKMGLVLLLFFVGLEFSISKLKKTRTAATILAIFNFGMDMFIAVLLGVFMRWPMEDVFFLGAIIATGSSAVAAKGLMDIGKLSAPETEFIIGMSVVEDFIAMLLLTIAGGLMTRTGGGPGSLWQLVTYVGAFYLFFVLLAVIVIPRVMKHIEVIKNDEMFILFALGIVFISVALADALYVQSLIGAFFIGMVFAETTMTERLKDNLMSMRDAFVAIFFVYFGMMINPAVLLQVLPLIAVAVPLMLFSDIVLTSSVAMLIGFPSRHSLFVGAASTFRGAESMLFASVGGSSVGASYSEQLYAVAGPFSLIMDLIALPLLKKSASITLRFSSIVPVYIKFSASLISRTFSKLVMPQSLQIYGNARRTTLPLWGFILASSVAIFVSYPLKVIPLAVAGVSAILSVSILRKDLVSSINLINYTNIGVGSSSSARILSLVMRLVSGLMVAVLGVIAIAGFYVPLSLIPVALFAAYMLKTMHTAYTEMGKRSVVYESPHIAFGGAVTKDAGLRGPNTSRAPAHFETFSGAQNAFSSVDRPKVGYVKMKKGMNAEKKKFQDGIYPPRLK